Genomic window (Caldinitratiruptor microaerophilus):
CTGCGGCAGGACCTCGGCCAGCACGGTGCGGATCCCGACCTGGCGGGCGATCGCCTCCGCGGTGCGGCGGTTGTCGCCGGTGATCATGGCCGTCTCGAGGCCCATGGCGTGCAGCCGCCGGATCGCCTCGACGGTGCTGTCCTTCAGCGTGTCCGCCACGGCGACCAGGCCGGCCATGCGACCGTCGATCGCGAGGAACATGACCGTCTTGCCCTGCGCCTCCAGGGCCTCCGCCTGCTGGAGGGCCTCCTCGAGGGCGATGTCCTGCTCCCGCATCAGCTTCCGGTTGCCCAGCAGCACGTGCCGCCCCGCGACGCGCGCTCGGATGCCGTGTCCGGGGATCGCCTCGAACTCCTCCGCATCGGCCAGCGCCAGCCCCCTCTCCGAGGCGCCCCGGACGATGGCCTCACCCAGCGGGTGCTCCGAGTTGCGCTCGGCTGCGGCCGCCAGGGCGAGGATGGTCGACTCGTCGTTGCCGGCGAGGGCCACCACGTCGGTGACCGAAGGCTCGCCCCTGGTCAGGGTGCCGGTCTTGTCGAAGACGATGGTGGTCAGCTTCGCGGTGTTCTCGATGGCCTCGGCGCCCTTGAAGAGGATCCCGTGCTCGGCCGCCTTGCCCGTACCGGCCATCATGGCGCTCGGCGTGGCGAGGCCCACGGCGCACGGGCAGGAGATGACCAGCACCGTGATGCTCTCCAGGAGGGCGAACCCGAAGACGCCGATCTCCCCCAGCGTGTACGGCGAGAGGATGAAGCGGCTGTCCGGGCTGAAGAAGCGTTCGAAGCCGAAGAAGAACCAGAACCCGAACACCAGCAGCGCCAGCACGTGGACGCCCAGGATGAAGTGGCCGGCCACCCAGTCCGCCACCTTCTGGATCGGGGCCTTGGACGCCTGGGCATCTTCGACCAGCTTGATGATCTGGGCCAGCGCCGTCTCCTTGCCCACCTTGGTGGCCCGGAACCGGAAGGCTCCGGTCTTGTTGATGGTGCCACCGATGACGGTGTCGCCGACCTTCTTCTCGACGGGGATGCTCTCGCCCGTGATCATCGACTCGTCGACGGCCGAGTAGCCCTCGACGACCTCTCCGTCGACCGGAATCCCTTCGCCGGGCCGGACCTGGATGAGGTCGCCGACCTCGACCTCGTCGGCCGGGATCTCCACCTCGACGCCACCCCGGATCACCCGCGCCACGCGGGGCTGCAGGGACATCAGGCGGCGGATGGCCTCGGACGTCCGCCCCCGGGTCAGCGCCTCGAGCCACCGCCCCAGGATGATGAACGCCGTCAGCAGAGCGGCCGACTCGAAGAACGTGGCCTCAGGCCCGCCGAATCCCGCGTCGGGCCAGAGCGTGTTGATCACGCCGATCAGGTAGGCCGCCCCGATCCCCGTGGCGTACAGGAGGTTCATGTCGGTGACGCCGTGCTTCAGCCCGTTCCAGCTGTTGGCGAAGAACTGCCAGCCGGGGCCGAAGACGATGGGGGTCGTCAGGAGCCCGAGGACGTAATTGTTGCCGAGCCACTCCGGAACGAATCGCGGGAAGATCCAGTAGTCCCGGAAGGTCCCCAGCATCACGAGGATCGAGATGGGCCACGCGAACCACATGAACCGGCCCTGCCGGCGGATCTCCCTCTCGCGCGCCTCCCGCTCCCGGTCCATCTGGGCCTGACCGGAAAGTTTCTCTTCC
Coding sequences:
- a CDS encoding heavy metal translocating P-type ATPase; amino-acid sequence: MAVREIQLRIQGMSCASCVSKIEKALRNLDGVAEAQVSLTAGLAHVRYDEDRVGIPALAQAVSELGYEVATEEVTLHVTGMSCASCVHKIEKAVGGLNGVVSVAVSLPTEIAKVRYFPGVVEKADIKRTIRELGYDAEEKLSGQAQMDREREAREREIRRQGRFMWFAWPISILVMLGTFRDYWIFPRFVPEWLGNNYVLGLLTTPIVFGPGWQFFANSWNGLKHGVTDMNLLYATGIGAAYLIGVINTLWPDAGFGGPEATFFESAALLTAFIILGRWLEALTRGRTSEAIRRLMSLQPRVARVIRGGVEVEIPADEVEVGDLIQVRPGEGIPVDGEVVEGYSAVDESMITGESIPVEKKVGDTVIGGTINKTGAFRFRATKVGKETALAQIIKLVEDAQASKAPIQKVADWVAGHFILGVHVLALLVFGFWFFFGFERFFSPDSRFILSPYTLGEIGVFGFALLESITVLVISCPCAVGLATPSAMMAGTGKAAEHGILFKGAEAIENTAKLTTIVFDKTGTLTRGEPSVTDVVALAGNDESTILALAAAAERNSEHPLGEAIVRGASERGLALADAEEFEAIPGHGIRARVAGRHVLLGNRKLMREQDIALEEALQQAEALEAQGKTVMFLAIDGRMAGLVAVADTLKDSTVEAIRRLHAMGLETAMITGDNRRTAEAIARQVGIRTVLAEVLPQDKANEVQKLQAQGKRVAMVGDGINDAPALAQADVGIAIGSGTDVAKETGQVILIKSDLRDVVSAIEIARATMRKVYQNLFWAFIYNTVGIPVAAGLLYPWTRLVVSPELAAFFMAISSVSVTLNTLLLKNFRPSLRRPGPTSPAGEREIAAPAHAH